In Gavia stellata isolate bGavSte3 chromosome 28, bGavSte3.hap2, whole genome shotgun sequence, a single genomic region encodes these proteins:
- the LOC132319401 gene encoding feather keratin Cos2-3-like yields MKEWKLPLGLGQFRVIIKASPTPRCLIHFSHLLLGNQVHLQPQDMSCYDQCLPCRPCGPTPLANSCNEPCVRQCQNSTVVIEPPPVVVALPGPILSSFPQNTIVGSSTSAAVGSILSCDGVPITSGCCDLSGISSRYCGRRCPPC; encoded by the exons ATGAAGGAATGG AAGCTACCTCTGGGCCTGGGGCAGTTCAGGGTCATCATAAAAGCCAGCCCAACTCCTCGCTGCCTCATTCACTTCTCTCACCTCCTCCTTGGGAACCAG gtgcaccTCCAGCCTCAAGACATGTCCTGCTACGACCAGTGCCTGCCATGCCGGCCCTGTGGCCCGACCCcactggccaacagctgcaatgagccctgtgtcaggcagtgccagaactccacTGTCGTCATTGAACCCCCTCCCGTGGTGGTGGCCCTGcctggccccatcctcagctcctttccaCAGAACACCATTGTAggatcctccacctccgctgctgttggcagcatcctcagctgtgatggagtgcccatcacctctggctgctgtgacctCTCTGGCATTTCCAGCCGCTACTGTGGCAGAAGGTGTCCCCCCTGCTAA